The Primulina huaijiensis isolate GDHJ02 chromosome 10, ASM1229523v2, whole genome shotgun sequence region TCCTGGACTTATATAGATCTTGGCAGATTTTATTGTAACGGTCATGGGTCATGGCATAGCATGGGTCTCGGCCCATACCCACGCACCATTACGTATAGGACTTATCCAGCCCAGGCACTAGAGTTTTTACCTTCTCAGGATTAGAACCCAAGACCTCTTGGACTTATATTGATCTTGGCAGCAATCCTGGTTTTTACCTTCCCAGAATTAGAACTCAAGACCTCCTGGACTTATATAGATCTTGACAgcaatcctggtaccaattgagctactagGCTGGATAAGTCCTATGCATAATGGTGGGTATGGGCCGAGTCCCATGCTATACCATGGCCCATGACCGTTACAGTTTGACTGCAAAATATGTCCAAAGTTTTACATCGCTTGGAAACGTCCCAAGAGCTTTCTCTTTAAAGAACTTCTTTCTCAACACCATTTTAACATTGTTCGTGCAAAAGACAATGCCTACAGTTCATTGTATCACTCGATTCCTCTAACTGAAAATTCACAGACCGCACTTAAAAGCTTGAGAAAGGCCCAACAAAAATTGgccttttctttttatttttccaacCCATTTCTGATGCCCCagaataaaaacatatatcaatacCTCACTTTCAATCTTTTTCTCggagaaaaaaatattctaacCAGTTTCTACACATCTCAACATAATATTTAATAACAATTGAACTTTCTATCACTTCTTAAGAAGCTACTGAGAtctgaataaattcaaaacaattTCTTCTCACTTTTCCTAAATGAGAATCAATTCTGAATAACCAAATCCTCTCCAGATGACTCAGTCTCAAACCCACGACAAAAAATCAAGTAACATATCGCATTGAATGTTCGCTAACTCGCTTCGACAAGGAatatactctttttttttataaggaACGATactttattaataataatataagaaaGAGTACACTAGTCCACTCCCATCAAGAGAAACACAATATCAATGCTATCTTAATGATACGCATAATCTCAGTCTCTCAATAAATCTAATATCGAGACATTCTTAAAGTCTTTCTGAGTGTCGATCCACATGGCAATTTTGATCTTTATTTTTTCCCAGCatctttttgtattttcttcGTTGTCATAAAAAATTCTTCGGTTTCTTTACAACCATACCATCCAGCATATACAATGAACCACAACTTGCCGAAAAATTCTTCACTTGGTACCAGTCTGCTGTCCTAAATCCATAGAGAATAGTTCCTTTGTTGTCTTCGACATAACCCAAACCAATCGAAGCTCTTGCAAAGCTCTAACCCACAATGAGATCGTGAATGGACAGTTAATGAGCATATGATCCTGATTCTCTGTTTCATTCTACACAGCACACACCAGTTTGGACACAAAGCAATTGCGGGCCTTTTTTTATGAATCATCTCTGAGGTCGGTAGCTTACCCTGAGTTGCTATCCAAGAaaatagttgaattttttttggaatCGGAACTTTCCAAATAACATTAAAAAGAAGGAAAATGGGAAAACGATTATGTGGAAAAAACGAGTCGAAGAAAGATCTGACTGAGAAGACACCCGAAGAATCCCCTCCACTCAATAAAATCATCTACCCCTTGAACTAACCTAATCGAGTCTAACACATCTAACAGCTCGGACAACTGAGCAATCTCCTCATCTCTCACCTCCCTTCTGAAATGAAAATCCCAGGATTGGGTAGAGTTGACATCATCAAAACGGACAAAATTTAATACAGGCATATTGTGAATTGTAGATAATCGAAATAATGCGAGAAAAAGATCTTCAAAAGGAATTTCCCCTACCATCTATCCTCCCAAAATCTAGCCTTATTTCCTCCTCTCACCTTAATAGACACTCACTGCTTAAAAGTCGGGTATAATCGGGAAATAAACTTCCATGGGCACTGAATGTGACGTTTCTTGCCAACCCCGCATCCCACCCATTTTCTTGTAACCCATATTTTCTTACAATGATTTTCTTCCATAATGTCCCATCTTCCACAAAAAATCTCCACCACCACTTCCCTAACATGGCCTTgtttctcaatataatattccCAACACCCAATCCCCATTTTTATTTGGTATGCACACTTTATCCCACGCGACCAAGTGACTATGTACATCTCCATCCGCTCCGTCCCATAAAAATAATGTGTAACTGAAATATGAGCATTGAGTTAACAAATGGCTACAAAAGAatgattttgaatttcaaataagcATATTGGAGAAAAGATGTCACCAATATGAAACATATATCATTATCACCACAGAATGAAGAATCCATAGGTCATATCACTTAATATAGGGGTGTCAATTAGGatgggtcgggtcgggtcgggttgagcaataaTACTATTCGAACCCAACCggacccgagccaacccgaaaactctcaacccaaacctgaacccgaatcaacccatcaacccgattttgaatttttttaaaaaaattaaataaaattcaaaataataataataataatatttaaatttaaacacataataacaaaatttccttcatatatatgatttaaatttgaaagtctaattatagaaaaataaagtatatttactaaatgaaataaacaattatttaaaaactaaaaaatgttcaaaataaatattaaattatgaaaatttatgatatacatgtacaataaatattttttcagatatacaatatataaaaatataggtaatatttattaattatatatatatttttaaaaaaattaaaattcggGTCAACCTGACCCGATCGGGTCAACctgacccgaacccaacccaactcaacccgatcatttttttcgggtcagctatcaggtcacccgatctgacccgaacctgAAAACCCCAAACACaaatctgatttttttcgggttgaaccATGTCGGGTTGGTGGGTTGTGtttgattttgacacccctacttGAATACAACTAAAAAATTAGGTACTTAGCTCACAAAGATTTCCACAATGTGCAAGGAAATAAACCAGCAACCATACGTAATCAAAATTTCAGTTCCCAACAAGAAATCGatcaaacaaattttagaaaacaaGCGAGAGGTAGAATAAAGATACACAAACAACAATACTCCCTTCGTATCAGATGCGGCAATACCTCAGAATTGTAAAAACTTAATTATGCTCTCAACAGCATTTTAATGGAGAATCTAAAGATGTAATCATTTAGATGGATATAACACAAATAAAGCAACAAATTTAGAACAGTTTCATTAAATGCTGAAAACAAAACCCCGGCATGGGAGAGCAGCAActaaatcataatcattaaaGATCCAAGAAGCACTAAAGTACACAAGAGTCACGGGACTTAAACTCAAAACGCAACCATCATCCACCTAATTGAAGTTAGGTGTATTAGAAAGTATGATTCAATATTTTAGATTCTAAGAAAAGCATGTCATCAGGCATCTGATATGAACTTCACAAACCACTAAATAATTATAACTAGCGCATCGACAGTCTGTtttgtaataattttatttatattcaaatatggGTAATAACAAAATTGTAAAAATCAATGAGGGGTCATACTgcaatttgaaatattaaaatgaaaacaaaaaaaaacaaaaaaaacaaaaacagacCAAGACACCAATATTTGTTTCCATTATCCAGATTCTTAATAATAAtcatagataataataatagtaataataataataataataataacgaaaaaaatttattattgtgGCAATCAAATATTGATAAATTGTATTTCAACTTAAATAAGAAAGTCTATTTTTGAAGGGTGCTTAAAtgtgatttgaaattttaatatgcACCAAGACATAGGATTCATGCCCAAGGTACACGCCTCATTGAAGGGCTTTGCCCTAGAATGTTCATAGGCGCAAGAAATGTGCATTGTTCCTAGGAGGATGCATTGTGATTTGTGGGTTTTCACTTATATGCCCAAATGTATGTCTCAAAATAGCAAAACTCCTTCCTCTTTTTGGCATAAACTAAAGGTAAGCCAACTGCATTAAAAGCATCCTTCCCATGGTACTTTTCTCAAACACAAAAAGGAAACACCAACCAGATCGGTTCCAAATATTGACCTGCACTTATTTTAAGAcagcaaaatattttaatcctGAGGAAACTTAAGTAGCTGAAAACAAAGCCATATCCACAACAGCCAGTTGAATATCTCATAAAAAAACAACTTAGATTATAACAAATATGCCAGCTCTAAATGAGTTTCCTTATTTATTTCCTGCCCAGGACATGGAAAATGAACATTAGGAATCTCTAATGAACAGTCACAGCCTCAATTGGCTGCCTGTATATCTTCTTAAGCAACATATATCACGACAAAAGAACCTAAATACCACCCTCTTAACAATTACATATTAAATCCATAGAAAATCAATATATGCTATTTTCAAGCAATGGCCCATAAAAACTTTTAGGAAAAGAAAGACTAAAGAAAGTTGAACTAACGTTGGGAGGATTTAGTTTTACCATGGCAACCATTAATAAGCAGTGATCCAACAAGGACAATCAAATGGATTGGTCTAACATGTAGTTTTTTAAGGAGACCATACATACCTTGTAGAAGCAACTTGTCCCAAATGGGCAGGTTCCATTACCAAAGTCGAAGTGCTTGCACTCAATATACCTGGAAGATAAGTACTTGATAATGAAAGAAGGAGAGGGATAAAGGAGAGAGATAGAAGGAAGTGAGGGGAGCTTTACTTGAGTTTTTTCTGGTAGCTATCGACAATCTCCAGCTTTTCCTCTTTTGAGGAATACCAAATGACACTAGGAATGACATAGTATGAAAGTTTTCGACATATAGGGCAAGCTCTTAGCGCAGCATTAACATCCAAACCAGATGCCGGAGAACTACCACGCCAATTCCTGATGCATGATATACAGAATGGATGATCACACTCTGATAATATTCCAAATTTTCTTTCTGCAGATATAGGCTTTGCGAGAACACGCTCAAGACACACACTGCACTCTATTTCTTGACTATGCCTCAATGCTTCCAagtgtttttgcattttctcaCATGTTTTCATATGTTCCTCGCTTTCTTGTGGCCTGTAAGGATGCAAGCACTGCTTTTCACAGGTAGGACATGGGTCACCATGCATGTGAGGACATTTATTCCCACGAGGACAAGCACCAGCAGCAGCAAACGAGCAGATTGATTGGTCAGCAGGATCAACGCTCTTCGGAGATCTAGCTTCTTGACCACTCTCTGGTAAATCTTGATGCCCCAATTTTTCCCCCCACGCTGGTCTAGAAGGAGAATGGAAAGATCCATTAGCAGCTGAATGCTAAGAAATTACAGCTGGGGAACCATAAGTGTCATATCCGGCAGTTCCGAAAGGCTGCACCACGGAGAAGGAAAGCTCTGTTGAAGTAGATGGAACTGATGAATGTAACCTTGAAGGTTTGACATGTTCATATCTACATCTACTGCCATAAGCACACATTCCTTTCTGGTAGAAGGTACATATCTTGAAATTCTTGGTGGTTTGTGTAAAACTAGACAACAATACTTATATGATAACTTTCCTACCATTTCTATTTGGTTCTTTATCGGTTGTGTTCGTTTTGGCTATGGAACACTTCTTGGATTCATAAGTGTTTTGTTGAGAAGATCTGTCCTCACACTTACATAGATGGTCTCTTTTTATGACTATACCCATTTTACAATCTAATGAACCATTAAAAGTCTAATACTTAACTTCATTACATTAGTAGACAACAACACTCATCGTCTTAGGAGTGAGAAGGGAAAATTCATGATTGTTAGTTCAAGTTTTTCATACCTTAATTGTCTTATTGAACCAATGTATTATGATTTCGAATCAGTAAGGTTGAGTTTCCACTCTGAGAACTTTATTTTTTAGGTTTTAAACTCATTCTTCTAAACAAGTTGTAAATTTATCTCTCTATTC contains the following coding sequences:
- the LOC140985899 gene encoding E3 ubiquitin-protein ligase makorin-like; this encodes MHGDPCPTCEKQCLHPYRPQESEEHMKTCEKMQKHLEALRHSQEIECSVCLERVLAKPISAERKFGILSECDHPFCISCIRNWRGSSPASGLDVNAALRACPICRKLSYYVIPSVIWYSSKEEKLEIVDSYQKKLKYIECKHFDFGNGTCPFGTSCFYKHTVKPGSFLWDATFEPYLNRSRILDIDEAPSSSDTLAMNDETILKLKSLILNKIQNLYQTEKICVVQSFFVFFVNL